The following are encoded together in the Acipenser ruthenus chromosome 24, fAciRut3.2 maternal haplotype, whole genome shotgun sequence genome:
- the LOC117429328 gene encoding C-myc promoter-binding protein-like isoform X8, with protein sequence MMEDKGFRVADYFVVAGLTDSSKPLEEEIHFNDICHKIAKPKAPITDVAIIIKSLGEEVPQGYTCVDTTPTGLSADLNNGSLMGPQIFLCYKRGRDKPPLTDLGVLYEWKERLKQGCHIIQTTPSGRPANISSPSSQRIYITYRRAPDSMSQTSLAVTDICIIIPSKGETPPHTFCKVDKNLNSSMWGSSVYLCYKKSVAKTNTIAYKAGLICRYPEEDYESFPLPESVPLFCLPMGATIECWPSETKYPLPVFSTFVLTGSSGEKVYGAAIHFYEPHAQENLTDKQRSQLGLISATNRKPIVSKTIHTNKCICLLSHWPFFDAFRKFLTFLYRYSISGPHVLPIERHVSHFMHKVPFPSPQRPRILVQLSPHDNLILSQPVSSPLPLSGGRFTTLLQNLGPENAITLLVFAVTEHKILIHSLRPAVVTSVTEALVSMIFPFHWPCPYIPLCPLALADVLSAPCPFIVGVDSRYFDLYDPPPDVSCVDLDTNTISHTEDKRALTWKILPKKACKNLMNLLNNIYQELAESQQRPREDGLMELSMNDYDFNSGKSLQTLEMEIQEAFLRFMASILKGYRSYLRPITQAPSEKATDASSLFDLQGFLKSRDRSHQKFYSLMTKTQMFIRFIEECSFVSDKDASLAFFDDCVDKVDLDKLEEMRLIELDESQRSEHTVFITPPELPALPDGEEHPLQYSYSGFPVLILELFDRPDGLLKTPATRLTSKQSSPTSPSPMFRRTKQEIKSAHKIAKKYSSIPQMWSKCLLRHCYGLWFICLPAYVKVCHSKIRALRTAYDVLRKMQVKKLEPPDEVCYRVLMQLCGQYGQPVLAVRVLFEMKKAGVHPNAITYGYYNKAVLESTWPSSTRGGYFLWMKLRNVLLGVVQFRRALKKPQSHPPQTPLSDGSDLDAVSHGSLDSSNDTNTAEQAPFSTDLIKVDSTDDRSSTGGQSDLGYNSLSKEEVRRGDAATQDGPVETEDKKESDSSSLSESESVKGSGDSVPQFDCQEAACGFKPPGGIVRVSCPFEAVNESGDTSNDPVAGLMFTTCLEEIGYVQNNSLRKRHKSAVEGSLKEPMSWGDRNRNLSGDTILGLQMNKRGVVETDTRKMAEKLGADIKILSNAVQTVRPNTLDIGNGTHRSKAVNRDSPEKDSSDEDAAFEADKIDSPSIFNLEDLDDEPASAGKSVKAAARKPRRVERSSSSSSFAARPVEMGFDPLSLFAAQTEQQTEEEEEVRSLSTPSARRELAEEIEMYMNNMSSPLVSRAPSVDLQRTRDDDPTCIQSPSMEEKNSRRSSLPPSSPRAVGLPRSRTYHSKTDSKLRERLWSSPSFSSNSPQRELPPDPEGAVALMSPSSFNLDTLLTPTFDVLKSSMFSAGKGVAEKASKWYSRFATYSTSSKDLNYDRSSISSGGLIDPESSSLMDDDVYSEYEGAASPQGNNIAYVAKGVGQSQTSHDSTSKQPHHTGSVLSTGSNFPLPDKSELDSSRYTSNTSIFQNYAMEVLISSCSRCKTCDCLVYDEEIMAGWTADDSNLNTTCPFCGSPFLPFLNIEIRDLRGPGRCFLKYGPSVEEGVSTACSTVPNVETRNSVISPADPDMAVSPKITVPECPDPESRSTRCGCTPAKSIEIPSERKWGVSDSGCAGHPMARSATTFYPLEEDDAPRRNTHSVPTGSLPSRFSDVADLLSFEWRLHNPDPVTVPYLSPLVLWKELESLLENEGDHVITVADFVDHHPIVFWNLVWYFRRLDLPSNLPGLILSSEHCNRGSKVPRNWLSEDSKHVLIQILWDNLKLHQDPGQPFYILWNTHSVKYPMVDSVQKGEEPFNEEFLQSVVKSIQMNDVYRPMSQILEILGKQLGMKRQRSLYREILFLSLVALGKDNIDIDAFDREYKMAYDRLTPIQVKFTHNCDRPPSTGVMECRKTFGEPYL encoded by the exons ATGATGGAAGACAAAGGCTTTCGTGTTGCCGATTACTTTGTGGTGGCGGGTTTGACCGATTCATCCAAACCACTCGAAGAGGAAATCCACTTCAATGACATCTGCCACAAGATCGCCAAACCCAAAGCCCCGATCACAGACGTGGCCATCATCATTAAATCGCTAGGAGAGGAGGTGCCACAAGGCTACACATGTGTGGACACGACTCCAACAGGACTGTCTGCAGATCTCAACAATGGCAGCCTCATGGGACCCCAGATCTTCCTGTGCTACAAGAGAGGCAGGGATAAACCACCTCTCACTGATCTTGG GGTTTTGTACGAGTGGAAGGAAAGACTCAAGCAGGGCTGTCATATTATTCAAACCACTCCTTCCGGACGCCCTGCTAATATCAGCAGCCCCTCATCACAGAGGATATATATTACTTACCGGCGCGCCCCAGACAGCATGTCTCAGACTTCCCTGGCCGTGACAGACATATGTATAATCATTCCAAGTAAAGGAGAGACCCCGCCACACACCTTCTGCAAGGTGGACAAAAACCTCAATAGTAGCATG TGGGGCTCGTCTGTATATCTTTGTTACAAGAAGTCGGTGGCAAAGACCAATACCATAGCATATAAAGCTG GTTTAATTTGCAGGTATCCAGAAGAAGACTATGAATCATTCCCTTTACCTGAATCTGTGCCTCTCTTCTGCCTGCCCATGGGTGCAACAATCGAATGCTGGCCTTCCGAAACCAAATACCCACTCCCTGTTTTCTCTACATTTGTATTGACTGGATCTTCTGGAGAAAAG GTGTACGGCGCTGCAATCCATTTCTATGAGCCCCACGCGCAGGAGAACCTCACTGACAAACAGCGCTCCCAACTGGGACTGATCAGCGCCACCAATCGCAAACCCATTGTCTCCAAAACCATCCACACCAACAAGTGCATATGTCTGCTCTCCCACTGGCCTTTCTTTGATGCCTTTAGGAAGTTTCTGACATTCCTGTACCGATACTCGATCTCTGGCCCTCATGTACTACCCATTGAGAG ACACGTATCCCATTTCATGCACAAAGTTCCTTTTCCGTCGCCTCAAAGGCCGAGAATCTTGGTGCAG CTGTCGCCACATGATAACTTGATACTGAGCCAGCCTGTATCATCACCATTGCCACTTAG TGGTGGCAGGTTCACTACCCTGCTGCAGAATCTCGGCCCTGAGAATGCGATCACGCTGCTGGTGTTTGCAGTCACAGAACACAAGATCCTGATCCACTCGCTCAGGCCAGCCGTGGTCACAAGCGTGACCGAGGCATTGGTCTCT ATGATTTTCCCTTTCCACTGGCCCTGCCCATATATTCCTCTTTGTCCTTTGGCATTAGCAGATGTGCTGAGTGCCCCTTGCCCGTTCATAGTCGGGGTCGATTCGAGATACTTTGATCTGTATGATCCGCCTCCAGATGTCAGCTGTGTTGATCTGGACACTAACACGATATCACA TACTGAAGATAAGAGGGCTTTGACCTGGAAGATTCTGCCAAAGAAGGCTTGCAAAAATCTGATGAATTTGTTGAATAACATTTACCAGGAACTAGCAGAAT CACAACAGAGACCAAGAGAAGATGGGTTGATGGAGTTAAGCATGAATGACTATGATTTTAACTCTGGGAAGAGTCTGCAAACCCTGGAAATGGAGATACAGGAGGCATTCTTGCGCTTCATGGCCTCGATATTGAAGGGATACCGGTCATACCTTCGTCCCATTACACAGGCCCCCTCTGAGAAGGCAACTGATGCTAGCTCTCTGTTCGACTTGCAAG GCTTCCTGAAGAGTCGGGATCGCTCTCACCAGAAGTTTTACTCGCTGATGACGAAGACGCAGATGTTTATTCGGTTTATTGAAGAGTGTTCCTTCGTGAGCGACAAGGATGCAAGTCTGGCATTTTTCGATGATTGTGTAGATAAA GTGGACCTGGACAAGCTGGAGGAGATGCGTCTGATTGAGCTGGACGAGTCCCAGCGCAGTGAGCACACTGTGTTCATCACCCCCCCAGAGCTCCCAGCTCTGCCTGATGGAGAGGAGCACCCTCTGCAGTACAG CTACAGTGGCTTTCCTGTGCTGATCCTGGAGCTGTTTGATCGACCGGATGGTTTGCTGAAGACCCCGGCTACCAGACTGACCTCGAAGCAGAGCTCTCCCACTAGCCCCTCACCCATGTTCAGGAGGACTAAACAG gaaaTCAAGTCAGCCCACAAAATTGCAAAAAAGTACTCGTCCATACCACAGATGTGGTCCAAGTGTCTCTTGCGACACTGCTACGGCTTGTGGTTCATCTGTCTGCCTGCGTACGTCAAAGTGTGTCACTCAAAGATCAGGGCTCTGAGAACGGCATACGATGTGCTGAGAAAAATGCAAGTCAAGAAACTTGAGCCTCCTGACGAG gtgTGTTACCGAGTTCTGATGCAGTTGTGTGGACAGTATGGTCAGCCAGTTTTAGCAGTTCGGGTTCTTTTTGAAATGAAGAAGGCTGGTGTTCACCCCAATGCTATTACATACGGTTATTATAACAAG GCTGTTTTAGAAAGCACTTGGCCTTCCAGTACTAGGGGTGGTTACTTTCTCTGGATGAAATTGAGAAATGTCCTTCTAGGAGTTGTGCAGTTCAGAAGAGCCTTGAAAAAGCCCCAGTCACACCCCCCACAGACCCCTCTCTCAG ATGGCAGTGACCTGGATGCTGTTAGTCATGGCAGCTTGGATAGCTCTAACGACACTAACACAGCGGAACAGGCTCCGTTCAGCACTGATTTAATCAAAGTAGATTCTACTGATGATAGATCTAGCACAG GTGGTCAGTCTGACCTTGGGTACAACTCTCTGTCGAAAGAGGAGGTGAGGCGGGGTGACGCTGCTACACAGGATGGTCCAGTGGAGACGGAGGACAAGAAGGAGAGCGACTCCAGCTCAC TTTCAGAAAGCGAGAGTGTAAAGGGCAGTGGTGACTCTGTTCCTCAGTTTGATTGTCAAGAAGCAGCCTGTGGATTTAAACCTCCCGGGGGAATCGTCCGTGTCAGCTGCCCTTTTGAGGCAGTCAACGAGTCAGGCGACACGAGCAATG ATCCTGTTGCAGGACTTATGTTCACCACCTGTTTAGAGGAGATTGGCTATGTTCAAAACAACAGCCTTCGGAAGAGACACAAGAGTGCCGTAGAAGGGAGTTTGAAGGAACCGATGAGCTGGGGAGACCGGAACCGCAACCTCAGTGGAGACACAATCCTGGGGCTGCAGATGAACAAAAGGGGGGTTGTGGAGACTGACACCAGGAAGATGGCTGAGAAACTGGGAGCCGACATCAAGATCCTTTCAAACGCTGTCCAGACCGTGAGACCGAACACTCTGGACATTGGAAACGGCACCCACAGGTCAAAAGCTGTAAACCGAGACAGTCCGGAGAAGGACTCCAGCGACGAAGACGCGGCTTTCGAAGCTGATAAAATAGACTCGCCCTCTATCTTCAACCTAGAGGACCTTGACGACGAGCCGGCCAGCGCTGGGAAGTCTGTGAAAGCGGCGGCTCGGAAGCCACGCAGGGTGGAGaggtccagcagcagcagcagctttgcaGCCAGGCCGGTCGAGATGGGCTTCGACCCTCTCTCCCTGTTTGCAGCCCAGACGGAGCAGCAGactgaggaggaagaggaagtgAGGAGCCTCTCCACCCCCTCCGCACGGAGAGAGCTGGCCGAGGAGATCGAAATGTACATGAACAACATGAGCAGCCCCCTGGTCAGCCGTGCCCCCAGCGTGGACCTACAGAGGACGAGGGACGACGACCCCACCTGTATCCAGAGCCCCTCCATGGAGGAAAAGAACTCCAGGAGGTCCAGCCTTCCCCCAAGCTCCCCCAGAGCTGTGGGGCTTCCACGCTCCAGGACCTATCACTCCAAGACAGACAGCAAGCTAAGAGAGAGGCTGTGGTCGTCTCCCTCCTTCTCATCGAACAGCCCGCAGAGGGAGCTGCCTCCAGACCCCGAAGGAGCAGTGGCGCTGATGTCCCCGTCGTCTTTTAATCTGGACACCTTACTAACACCCACCTTTGATGTGCTCAAGAGCAGCATGTTTTCAGCAGGGAAAGGAGTAGCAGAAAAAGCCAGCAAGTGGTATTCCAGATTTGCTACCTACTCCACTTCTTCTAAG GATCTCAATTACGACAGATCTAGCATATCATCTGGTGGGTTGATAGATCCGGAATCCTCTTCATTGATGGATGATGATGTCTACAGTGAATATGAAGGGGCAGCGTCCCCTCAAGGAAACAATATTGCATACGTGGCTAAGGGGGTGGGACAGAGCCAAACATCTCACGACAGCACTTCAAAGCAACCACATCACACAG GTAGTGTACTGTCCACAGGCTCCAACTTCCCATTGCCTGACAAGTCGGAACTGGATTCATCTCGTTACACCAGCAACACCAGTATATTTCAAAATTACGCCATGGAG GTCCTCATTTCAAGCTGCTCGCGCTGTAAGACCTGCGACTGTCTGGTCTATGATGAGGAGATCATGGCGGGATGGACTGCAGACGACTCCAACCTCAACACCACCTGTCCCTTCTGCGGGAGTCCCTTCCTGCCCTTCCTCAACATCGAGATCCGAGACCTCCGGGGACCCGGCAG gtgtTTTTTGAAGTACGGCCCATCTGTGGAGGAAGGCGTGTCCACAGCCTGCTCTACGGTTCCTAACGTGGAGACCAGGAATTCTGTCATCTCCCCTGCTGACCCAGACATGGCTGTCTCTCCGAAGATCACAGTACCGGAATGCCCAGATCCCGAAAG taGAAGCACTCGCTGTGGATGCACCCCTGCTAAGTCCATTGAGATTCCCTCGGAGAGGAAGTGGGGTGTCAGTGATTCGGGCTGTGCGGGGCACCCCATGGCTCGGAGCGCCACTACCTTCTATCCACTGGAGGAGGACGATGCCCCCCGCAGAAACACCCACAGTGTACCCACAGGGAGCCTGCCCTCCAGGTTCAGTGATGTTGCA GATCTTCTGAGCTTTGAATGGAGGCTACACAATCCAGACCCGGTCACGGTTCCCTATCTCAGTCCTCTCGTACTGTGGAAAGAACTGGAAAGCTTGCTGGAAAACGAAGGGGATCATGTGATAACGGTGGCAGACTTCGTGGACCATCATCCCATTGTGTTCTGGAATCTGGTGTGGTATTTCAGACGACTTGATCTGCCAAGCAATTTGCCAGGCTTAATACTGTCCTCTGAACATTGCAACAGAGGGTCAAAG GTTCCTCGAAACTGGTTGTCAGAAGATAGCAAACATGTTTTAATCCAGATTCTGTGGGACAATCTTAAACTACACCAGGATCCAGGACAGCCGTTCTACATCCTGTGGAACACGCACA GTGTGAAATACCCCATGGTAGACTCTGttcaaaagggagaggagccttTCAATGAAGAGTTCTTGCAGAGCGTGGTGAAGAGCATTCAGATGAACGACGTCTATCGGCCCATGAGTCAAATCTTAGAGATTCTAGGTAAACAACTGGGCATGAAAAGACAGAG AAGCTTATACAGAGAAATCCTGTTCCTTTCTCTGGTTGCCCTTGGAAAAGACAACATTGATATTG atGCATTTGATAGAGAGTACAAGATGGCCTATGATCGTCTGACTCCCATCCAGGTGAAGTTTACACATAACTGTGATCGTCCTCCCAGCACTGGAGTCATGGAGTGCCGCAAGACCTTCGGAGAACCGTATCTGTAA